The nucleotide window GAATGGTTTCATTTAATTGCAGTTGACTTAATAACTCCACTAAGGATGGATCCTCCTGGATCGGAACCTGATGTTCTTTTGCTTTTTCAATGATTGAATTTGCCACATGTCCCGCGCCTTTGGCCACCACTTTTGGAGCCGCTTGTTGAACCGCATTATAGGTTAAGGCAACAGCTTGCATTCGTTTTGTTTTTTTACTCATACTTTTACATCTACCCTTTTTGAAAAATCCCTTGATAATAAGGTGGGAGTCATCTGTATTTTCCCTGTCTTCCCTTTACCATTAGGCGGAACCACCTGTATAAACGAAAGCTTATAGCCGACATGTTCGAGCTTTTCCTTTAAAGTTGGAGTTAAAGTTGGAATAAGTAATGCTAATTCGTCTGAATTGTTAATAACACAAATATGAACCACCCGATTTTGCACCTGCATGTCGATTACCGTTTCTTTTAAACTTTCCAAATCTAAGTAAAATAAGATTCGGCAATGGTCAGAATCAATTTGGCCATTCTTTGTTTTATGGCCCTTCCATTGGATGGTTATATCCGTTTGTCTCTCATTAAGCGTTAATGGGAATTGCATCACCAATTGCTGCATCGGCCCTGTTAAGTCTTGTG belongs to Neobacillus sp. OS1-2 and includes:
- a CDS encoding EscU/YscU/HrcU family type III secretion system export apparatus switch protein translates to MSKKTKRMQAVALTYNAVQQAAPKVVAKGAGHVANSIIEKAKEHQVPIQEDPSLVELLSQLQLNETIPEELYNAVAEVFAFIYQVDRHHANQKT